One genomic region from Papaver somniferum cultivar HN1 unplaced genomic scaffold, ASM357369v1 unplaced-scaffold_24, whole genome shotgun sequence encodes:
- the LOC113341067 gene encoding DEAD-box ATP-dependent RNA helicase 52B-like, translating into MSWADVADNTAGGGGGSRPTRPSYVPPHLRGLNPLAQEFPPIQSANDSSGGSSLNPSRSREFVRPRGGGSGGGGGRWGAAGGTGGRRNYEPNPFEVADKFAELGVTEVEGGEEGNVGLGGINFDAYEDIPVETSGTDVPQQVNTFAEIDLGEALNQNIMRCKYVKPTPVQRHAIPIVAAGRDLMACAQTGSGKTAAFCFPIISGIMKRLQMQQNIPGRGNGRVAYPYALIISPTRELSCQIHDEAKKFSYLTGVKVAVAYGGAPMHQQLRNLERGVDILVATPGRLVDLIERARVSLSMISYLALDEADRMLDMGFEPQIRKIVQQMDMPPPGERQTMLFSATFPAEIQRLASDFLSNYIFLTVGRVGSSTELIEQRVEYVLDTDKRSFLMDLLHTQRENGTYGKQALTLVFVETKRGADALEHWLTINGFPATAIHGDKVQMEREQALRSFKTGATPIMVATDVAARGLDIPHVAHVINFDLPKDIDDYVHRIGRTGRAGKSGIATAFFNEGNQGISKSLLELLQEGNQAVPTWLNQYAERASYGGGGGRGRRQGGGRFGAQDYRRDQPSRGGSNYYGGGGGYGGGGSGYGGGGGYGGGGGGYGNDAYGGGSGASSGYYAAAPAPSYGGYSYGQQESIVPSGWD; encoded by the exons ATGTCTTGGGCTGATGTAGCTGATAACACtgctggaggtggtggtggttctagaCCTACTAGACCATCATATGTTCCACCTCATTTGAGAGGGCTTAACCCATTAGCACAAGAGTTTCCACCTATTCAATCAGCTAATGATTCATCTGGGGGGTCTTCCTTGAATCCGTCTAGGAGTAGGGAGTTTGTTAGACCTAGAGGTGGTGgtagtggaggaggaggaggtagaTGGGGTGCTGCTGGTGGTACTGGTGGGAGAAGGAACTATGAGCCAAACCCATTTGAGGTTGCTGATAAATTTGCTGAATTAGGTGTTACTGAAGTTGAAGGAGGAGAGGAGGGTAATGTTGGTCTTGGGGGTATTAATTTTGATGCTTATGAGGATATTCCTGTTGAAACTAGTGGAACTGATGTGCCGCAGCAGGTGAATACGTTTGCGGAGATTGATTTAGGGGAAGCTTTGAATCAGAATATTATGAGATGCAAATATGTGAAGCCTACACCTGTTCAACGCCACGCAATTCCAATTGTTGCTGCTGGAAGGGATTTAATGGCTTGTGCACAAACTGGCTCTGGAAAAACTGCAGCATTTTGTTTTCCTATTATCAGTGGGATTATGAAGAGGCTTCAAATGCAGCAGAATATTCCCGGCCGTGGTAATGGAAGAGTTGCTTATCCTTATGCTCTTATTATTTCTCCTACTAGAGAGTTGTCTTGCCAG ATACATGATGAAGCGAAAAAGTTCTCTTATCTGACTGGTGTTAAAGTTGCTGTTGCATATGGTGGAGCACCGATGCATCAGCAG CTGCGTAATTTGGAAAGAGGTGTTGACATTCTTGTTGCCACTCCTGGTCGCTTGGTGGATTTGATTGAAAGAGCTAGAGTATCTCTTAGCATGATAAGCTATCTGGCGTTGGATGAGGCTGACAGGATGCTGGATATGGGCTTTGAGCCTCAGATAAGGAAGATAGTTCAGCAGATGGACATGCCTCCCCCTGGTGAGCGGCAGACGATGCTCTTCAGTGCCACTTTTCCAGCTGAGATACAG AGGCTGGCTTCTGATTTTCTTTCGAACTATATTTTCCTAACCGTTGGAAGGGTTGGGTCTAGCACTGAACTAATTGAGCAGAGGGTTGAATATGTTCTTGATACGGACAAAAGAAGCTTCTTGATGGATCTTCTTCATACCCAAAGAGAGAATGGCACTTACGGAAAG CAAGCGTTGACTTTAGTTTTTGTGGAGACAAAGAGAGGAGCTGATGCATTGGAGCATTGGCTGACGATAAATGGTTTTCCTGCAACAGCAATACATGGGGATAAAGTTCAAATG GAGCGAGAACAAGCTTTGAGATCGTTCAAGACTGGTGCAACGCCAATTATGGTAGCGACAGATGTTGCTGCACGAGGGCTTGACATACCACATGTTGCACATGTCATCAATTTTGACCTGCCAAAAGACATAGATGATTATGTTCATCGAATAGGGCGTACTGGTCGTGCTGGCAAGTCAGGCATTGCAACAGCTTTCTTCAATGAAGGCAACCAGGGCATCTCCAAATCACTTTTAGAACTCCTGCAGGAAGGAAACCAGGCGGTTCCCACTTGGCTCAATCAGTATGCTGAAAGGGCCtcctatggtggtggtggtggcagggGTCGTCGACAGGGCGGCGGTAGGTTTGGTGCCCAGGATTACCGAAGAGATCAACCTTCCAGAGGTGGAAGTAATTACTATGGTGGTGGAGGTGGATATGGTGGAGGTGGAAGTGGATACGGTGGCGGAGgtggatatggtggtggtggtggtggatatggAAATGATGCATATGGTGGTGGGTCTGGTGCTAGCTCTGGTTATTATGCTGCTGCACCTGCACCTTCCTATGGTGGTTATAGTTATGGGCAGCAGGAATCTATTGTCCCAAGCGGTTGGGATTAA
- the LOC113341027 gene encoding uncharacterized protein At2g34160-like, translating into MEEINEGLSNINISSDHKKNRIQVSNTKKPLFFYVNLAKRYMQQHGDVELSALGMAIATVVTIAEILKNNGLAVEKKITTSTVDMKDESRGRPIQKAKIEILLGKTENFDELMAAAAEEREAADAEEQG; encoded by the exons ATGGAGGAAATTAACGAAGGTTTGAGCAACATTAACATCTCTAGCGACCATAAGAAGAACCGGATTCAGGTTTCTAACACCAAGAAGCCCCTCTTTTTCTATGTTAATCTCGCCAAG AGATACATGCAGCAACACGGCGATGTTGAGCTTTCTGCTCTTGGAATGG CAATTGCAACTGTTGTGACCATTGCGGAGATTCTAAAAAACAATGGCCTTGCTGTTGAGAAGA AGATCACGACTTCAACTGTTGATATGAAGGATGAATCAAGAGGAAGACCCATCCAAAAAGCAAAA ATTGAGATATTGCTGGGGAAGACTGAGAACTTTGATGAGTTGATGGCAGCCGCAGCAGAGGAAAGAGAAGCTGCAGATGCGGAGGAGCAAGGTTAA